The Syngnathus typhle isolate RoL2023-S1 ecotype Sweden linkage group LG14, RoL_Styp_1.0, whole genome shotgun sequence genome segment GCGGTCAGCACTTTGGTGTGCGTGTGGGCCACCTGGTGAGTGAGAAGAACCCAGTTCCCATGGTGCTGGAGATGATGCTGGAGCACGTGGAGATGCAGGGCCTCTACACGGAAGGCATCTACCGCAAATCTGGCTCAGCCAACCGCATGAAAGAGCTGCACCAGCGACTGGAGAACGGTAAAGTGTCCTTCACGCTGTGCAATTGTGGCGCTAATGCAAATATGCTATAAGAAAAGTGGTGTTAGCttgaattcctttttttttttctttttaagatcCCCACCTCGTGTGCCTTGAAGACTACCCCATTCACACAGTTACAGGCCTGGTGAAACAGTGGCTGAGGGAACTGCCCGACCCACTGATGACCTTCATACATTATAATGAGTTCCTGCACGCAGTAGGTGAGAAGGGGGAGGACCATTTTTCTACCATTTCAGTTCTCTGATGCCCACAACAAAATTGATGAAAAAGTAGGATGTAATGTGGCCAAATGTATATCGCTGGCATCTTTCGACACGTTTATTACAGGATACCGTTTCATTGCCTTATTTGTAATTCAGAGCTGCCAGATAAGCAGGAGCAGCTCTACGCCATCTATAAAGTGCTGGAGGAGCTTCCAACAGCAAACTTCAACACACTGGAGAGGCTTGTCTTCCACCTCGTCAGGTCTAAATTCCCTCCCATCATTTGTTTGAAACTGTTTTTGAGGTCATCTACATATTGATCTTTTTCCACGTGTCTTTGCAGGGTTTGCAAAGAGGAGGCTCACAACCGCATGTCTCCAAACTCCCTGGCCATTGTCTTTGCACCGTGCATCCTCCGCTGCCCAGATGGCGCTGACCCACTTCTTAGCATGAAAGACGTCGCTAAGACCACCACGTAAGACCACAATATATGGaagatttttttgttcaatatGGTTTGAGCTCTCCCACATGCTCTTTCTTGTTTCCTCAAAGGTGTGTGGAGATGCTGATCAGTGAGCAGATTAGACGCTACAATGAAAGGATGGAGGAGATCGAGCAGCTGGAGTACGCCGAGGCTCTGGCTGTCAACCAGCTCAAACTCAAGAGAAAGAACACGGTGAGGCGATGAAGCTTAATCTCAATGCCCTTTTACCTTCCGTGTGTTCTAAAAAAGAGTGTTAACATCTCCCCGACTAATTAGTCACCCTCTTGACTCTCAAAGAACACCGGGTGCCGCTGTTCCACGGGTGTATGCTTAATAAAGGTCATGTTCCCTGTCTCTCCTTAGTGCTGGCATTTACCCCTCAGGTTCTCAGCTCCTTACAAAGGAGTGGTGGTACGTATCATCCAGTTCTCCCGGTCAAGTAGATCTAGCAGACGTAGCCGTGTGGTACGCTACTTTTGTTTGCCATGCTAAAGCACAGCATGATGGATGCGGGTGACGTTCCGCACCGCTTTTTTCTTAGTCATCTGCTTTCAACTCACCCCACTCCAGAATCCTCCTCTTCCATACTAACCGGTTGTAGTTTGCATGTTTCTGGTAGTTGGTTGTCCCTAAGGCGCTGTTGCTGTTCCATGAGGGAAACGATTGTAGTCGTTGTGACGTTGGTGTGCCTCGCCGAAGTTGACGGATGGACCGTCATGCATGTTATAGCACTCCTTAAAGCTCTGGAAGGGGTTGCTTGCATATTGTTCATCTTCTCTCATCTTTCTTAAAAGGTGCATGTGTTCTGGTGGTTTTGATTGGTTGTAGGTTTATGATGTAGGAATGTAGGAACCTGCGTGTTTCTTTACTAACATTATTTCAGTATCTCTGTTTCACGTTTGGGTCATGGTACCATGTGGTTGGAAAGttcatttaatttaatatttttttcaccaGTTTTGGGGATGGCCAAATCACAGGACTCTATAAATGCTCATTTGGCTGAATTATACTTAGCGGGCCATACTGTGTGCTGAGTTGGTTTGAATATTTGTTGAATAATTGTGCCGTGTTGCTCGGACAGGTGCACGAAAAGGCGAGTACAGACCTCCAAGCGGTCCCAGAGAACGAGCctttggactcggactcggaggctgagaagaacttggtggaaCGTATCAAGTCCATCAAACAGGAGAAGTAAGCTTTATTTttgcgtgatttttttttatcacttttgaGACTTTATATATACAGTATTGGTCAAGCTCACGCATTTCTTTATACATTAATAATAGTAAGCAGACAATTCACTTGCAAACAGCACAATTTGTGAGCTTGCTGACAGGTGGACAATGACAAGAACATTTTTGGTGCTAATGTTTTACAAGCACATGGTGGGCCTTCACTTAACAGCTCGATTCAGTTTGCAAGTCCCAATAAAAGCAacaattaaacttttttttaggAATCAATTTATCACTTATGACACAATGCAGTTGACATGCCACATCCATGTACAGCCAGCGAGGGAAATGATATCAAATGGAGGAAGAACATTTTAAGAGCCCTATTGTCCTGCTATGTGTGACCACGTCAAATATGATTCTGCTACAGCTGGATGGTGACAGAAAACACCAGAAGCTCCATCTTAGTGATATCGGACCATGGCTCTTTTTTCAGTCTTTGCGTGTGCTTCGATTCTTTAACATGTGAATTCTTTTCCAGAGAGGATCTGGCCTGTCGGTTACCAGAGATGGAGCAACCCGGTTCAGATCAGGAGAACTTGGACTCAGAAGCCTCATTGAGTTCTGAAAGCCTATTGGAAGAGCAGCAGCGTTCTTCCGCACACAACTCTGAGCTCGAAGGTTAGTTCTTTGTCAGCGTCTAGTTCTTCTGTCCTGTCaagtctctctcgctcgctctctctctcttgcctctGGGTTTCTGACCAGACCTCGGGGCCGCTGGGGTGGGCCCTTCCTGTCTTTTTTGGTGCAGGTCTGGACCAGTGATGGTGATGGGAGCGGTGCAAAGCAGGTTCGCCCACCagcatttgtttgtgtgtatgcatgtatggCACGGAACAAACATGCTAAGATTTCTCCCAGGAAAATAATGCGATGGAGAAATGTGTCCTCTGTATGACTAGAAGTCATATTTTGAAGCTTCTTGTTTTTTCCGCTATCTTTGCATCTCCTCCAACATGATGAGGAAAGTTTTGCTTGTGTGTGGTGGCTTTCTGCCTCTCTCTAATGGGTTATTCTTCTTCGGTGTGGTGCTTTCTAAAAAATCAAGTTACGAGATAGGGCCGCagggatgactttttttttttccccccacaaatCCTTTTACTAATATTCCCAATTtcaatgtgaaaaaaatatgtACTGCAGATTCCCCCTGTTTGTCCTCTATATGTGATCATATTTTTcctgttccgcttggccatagTACTACTTTGGCTGCATCACTTGCTCAATTATTTTGAGAAAATATGTAAGTGTGTAgtatttttattcatattatatttattttaatgttggtgtacctaatgaagcgtCTGATAATAGATTGTGTCCAATAATAAACCGCTTCGCATGTCAAATATTTTCCATAATGAGCCTTTGCATGAACCATGATTGATTGCATGACCCTGAGCAGCCTTGATGTCATTATGTCTCATTTTAAAGGATCCTTCTTTATTCTCAATCTTCCCTCTTTTCCGGTAGGAGTTGGCCCTCAGCAGAGGAGCTGCAGGCCAGTGCACCTAGCCAAGCCATCCCCCCTGGCACAGAGATCATCATTCCCTGGTGGACGTGTTTGTCTACGAGAAATCAACCCTTCTGGCTCCTCCTCTTCTGTGTCCAGCTCCTCCTCAATGTCCGAATCCTCCAACGCTATCTGCAGGCACCAGTTGCAACGTCGCAACCCCGTCATCCCGGACACGGTGAAACTGCCTCCCGGTGTCCTCGCCCAGCCCACGAGCTCGGGTCCGAGACGGGCTTCCTGCCCACACGAAAAGCGTTCTTTTCATCACTTGGTGAGAAGAAGGGAGCAACCAGGCCGCCGAAAAGACAGCACTCAGTCGCTCTACTTCGACAAGCCCGAGTGTGACCTGTTGACCCATTTTTCCTCCTGCCCGCCTTCCGCTTCCTCCTCTGTCTCGTCCCTCTCCGCGGCGGTAGGGTCCTCACCACCGGAGCAACAAGACGCCAGTCTTGGAGGACCATAGTCGCTCTTCTGACCCAGACATACTTTACATGGACATGTCTGGGTCAGATTTGGGAGTTACACAGATTACAAACCTGTGGAGACTAATTGACAGTAAACACAACTGGACATGTTGCCATGCAcctttttgtaacttttttttttgtacttataGTTCAGGCAGGACAGAAGTTGTGTAGCTTCCTAAGGGTGGACGAGCAAATGTCTTtgcccccacccctcccttaATCATTTGTGCTAATTTAAGCTCCCTGTTGCACTTTGTCATTTCGTAGTTCTCCGAATGAAAAAGTGAAGCCAACATGCTCACTGAAATATACTAATTTGTGCCTTAATGATACAAAACTTccgttttattgttttgttaatgcAAGGGTGGGGAACAATGTACCACAAGAGAACTTGAGTGTGCAATTCTAAAAACATAATTAAAAGCCAGAAAACATTTAACAAACAAATTCTCCTAATACTTAAACATTTTTGCTATCTTTAtagcacatttaaaaataaataaagaaaaacacaacatgGCCCATATAAgacgttattaaaaaaaaagaaagaaagaaagacccaATAAGGAGTCACAGATAATGTACCGGCTGATTGTGAATGGTTGCCTCTCCATGTTCCCTGAATGGGCCCGAAAGGGAAAAAGGTTCCTCACCTGTTATGTTTAAACTTGTGCATTTTGCTTTGTACAAATTCTGGAATTGTGTTCACGTTGTGACCGATTGTTCAGGTGTTTGTCACATCGTCTACTCGAACTGCTGGACAACAAACATCAGATAGGAAATTGTTGCCCTCATGTAGCAACAGGAGGCACGAGCAGCACATGccacttttttctttaaaatgaaaaaggaaaaaaaaacacaaaccacGCCAAGGGGAAAGAACCACACCATGGTATCTTTGACTTCACTTTTCTACGTTGGCTCACTTGAGAATGAGAAATGTTCTGCCGCAATGTTGCGTTGGCCAACTTTGTTTTAATACTAATGTTCCTCTCTGACTGCTGTTGAATGATGTTTGTTAACAGAGAGTGTATGGTTGGGACTGAATGGCATCAAATGTATCGGTTATTAGTATTAACATGAAAATACAGAACATGATGCTTGTAACATCTGTCAGTGCTGTTGTATGTTTTGATCGGGTTAGTTGTCATTGCATTTTATATAACAAACCTGATTATTAGGTGGGGACTGTCACCAGACACACAGACCAGCAATCAAGTTTGCATATTTATTCAACTACCATCAACTTTCACTTTTAACTGAGGTAAGTAGAAGCAGCGAATCctctggacttttttttattttttatcattgcACCCCTCCTGCAAAAGTCAAATATTTTGCAGGCCCAGATTTATACACAAGGGTATTTTTTAAGTGTTAATAAAAATTCatgtaaataaaaactattTACCCTTGGCAGACCTCACTTTTACAGTAAATGGGAAGATGTTGTAAAAGTATGGTGCATGTCAATACTAAATACAGATTCAACAGTCAATTGTCTAAatgaacatgacaaaaccgcTTACACaacaaatatattatatatattatattgatattatttattatatatgatTACATTTGAATGTTATCATGCATTACATGATTGTTGTATCGTGTTTACATTTTATAGTACACCTGTTTAAGGTTGACGCCGCatatctgtgacgtcattttaGCGCGACGCCCAGTTGTCTTCCACCATGTCTTCAAGATTAGAAATCAACTTTGTCCGGTTATTGTCTCGCTGTGAGTCAATGGCTTCGGTCAAACGGGGCGAGACCGAATGGAGGTTGGAGAAGGTAAAGTAACACAACAAGGGGCGGCgaaagaaaataatttgtgCTTTGTTTTACGCTGTCGTTTGCAAAATTTAGCATGTCTGTTGTTAGCTTTTAGCCTCTCTGCTAGCCACGTCGTCACTGTCATCAATGCCATTGGACTTGAGCAACCTTTCACTTATGGTTATTAATTTATCCCCTTACTTTTACTTGTAACCCCTCACCGCTCTGGTGGTGTATACCTAAATAATTCCGTATTCAAGGCATCTTTTTCCAGCTGTCTTTCCTATTCATCATATTAGAATAAAGCACATTTCTATCACAATTGCATACACTAATTGGAcatgttattaggtacacctccacACACGAATATAAATAAGTCTATTAAATGCTGTTTGTTCTCAGTATGTTGGTGCCTTGGAAGAGATGTTGGTGGCTATGAGAAAAAGCATGAGGTAACAATCCTATTACAGTCTAATTTATTCATTATAAATCATGTTTATTTACACATTTAAATGCTCATTCATTTCCTCAAATATTTACAGTAGTTTTTCCTCATTAAATGCACCCCTAGTATTTAcagattttgttatttttatcaaTATTGTTTACTCAGCAAACCCACTCCAGAGGTGCTCACAGAATACACAAGAAAGGTGGATTTTCTCAGAGGCCTTCTAGAAGCAGAGAAGCTGGTCAGTGACACCGTTCCACAAATTTATCACCCTTTCACCTCTCAAAATGGCTGtctgcttctgtttttttttttaatccttccATCTTCAGAATTCATGGCTCTTCTGTTCTACTTCACAGTCATCCCCAACGGAAAAGGCTCTAGCTAATCAATTCCTCGCTCCGGGACGAACACCCACAATAGCCAACGAGAGGATGGCTGCGACTAAAACCGTTCACATGCAGACCAAGGCCCGATGTACGGGAGAAATGAGGGATGAGCTGCTTGGCACGGTAGGAATGGCTATGTAGTGGGTAATGTTACTGTCTGTCCaccattttggttttctcttcaaATTAAAATTAGAAAAAGGGATTGATCTTCTAACACGGCCACTATTATGACCTTTGTCATTACAGGGCCTTTCAAACAAAGGTAGGTCTTAATTTCAATTGAAATTCAGCATCACTTTTATATTATATCAACTGAATGATTTTAAAAGAGTATTTTGATTATAAAAcaccctcctcactcacctctGTTTTGTTCCCACAGAAACCGATTTGAGAAACAGAAAGTAAATGATTTCATTAGGCTTCTACAGTTTTAGATAAGCCCCATTAGAATAAAAAAGCCAAACTCAATGTTTGCTTGCGCCTCAGAGGGGTGCCTCTGGACGAGCAGCAGTCGGCCGCCGAGCTGGACGCCATCTTGCAGCACCAGCACAACCTGCAGGAGAAGATCGCCGAGGACATGCTCAACCTGGCCAggaatttgaaaaacaacactcTGGCTGCACAGAGCATCATCAAGCAGGACAATCAGGTACATTAAGTAAAGTAGTCAATAATTCAGAATCCGCTTCTGACACTAGGGGGCAGTACAACACAAGTAACCATTTTCTTGCACTGAGAACAACAATCTGACCTGTAATTTAAAGCGGGTTCAGTTTATTTTTCGATTACTTGATTAATCAAATGAATGGTGTCTTCCTTCCCTTCCATCTTGCAGACTTTGGGCCAGTCGATGCATCAAGCTGACGTCAACTTTGAGAAGCTGAAAACCGAGTCGGAGCGTCTGGAGCAGCACGCCAAGAAGTCAGTCAACTGGCTCCTGTGGCTCATGCTCATCCTGGTCTCCTTCACCTTTATCAGCATGATTCTCTTCATCAGACTCTTCCCCAGGCTCAGATGATGACACCTCGCCCACCCCTCAAAGACTTCAAAGTTCTCCACAGATCTGTATGGGTGATGCAATGTAATATCACTTGAGGTCAAGCGCTCCCTTTTTGTAGACTTCAAGTCTAACTTCTGTATTTGTTGCTCTAAAGCAATCATCAATAGGCCCATAGGGCTACAATATGGTTGGATGTTCATTCTCATCGTAATGTCTACTAACAGCCATCGTACGTCGACACTTATAATAAGGTGAGATGTTGGCAGAGGAAGAACCCGTTTCATTTTGTTGATTATTTAAACAAGATGTGCAGGTTGGTCAGGCTTTGAGTCACCAAATCCAGCAGATGGAGCAGTGGTGATACAATTCTTTTGCTCTGccatcatcatttttcaacAAGCAGAAGCGATTGGCTCGGACACATTACATAGACACACGTTCAgtgaatataaaaagtctacacacccttgctCGATTGCCAGGCTTTTGTTCTacatgtctttctttttctcactATTTACGTGACCTTACTTTTAAAACACGATtggaaagtgaaaataaaaaccacTGTGATGTCCTCATGGCAGTTTTTAAGAATTAACAATTGAAACACATACCTACCATGACTTAAAGTGCTTCTGATTAAAGTTCAGCTGTTCAAATGCGCTTAAGGGCAGTCAGATTTTAAAATCAGCCCAAGCCAATAACCAGTCCTTACCACTGGCAGAGGGAGAGGAGGGGGACTGTAAGGTCACTTGGCCCCTAACTTCTTTTTTTGTGACAGACCAAACTATTAATCTTTTTAAAAGCTGACATTTTAAGTATATACAGTATGTCAGTTCATGTATGTATTATTGCTGGTTTATAACATGAGTGCTTCTCTCAGGTTGTGTGAGTGAATCTCTCTTCAGAATGATGTCACATCTTGAGTGCATTGTTTGTGCATCACAATAAGTATGGCGGTCGGCCGGCCAGCATGCGTCAGGCGTGGTCTCTGACTAATGACAGATACATAACCTCAATGACCTCCACCACGCATCCCAAACCAAGCTCTCTACTCATTTGGAAGTGATCTGAGGCTTGAGGTATGGCTAAATAAAGGCAGCTGGCCCACAAAGCACATGTGCGCTTTGTTCCCATTTTTTCTTTGCAGGCATAACGTGCTGAAAAAGCTTCCAGAAGGTGAACATTCCTGCTTCCCTTCCTGTTGTCAGTGTCATCAGGACTGCGTGGCTTGACTGTAGCTTGTCCAGGCTTGcagtgagcccccccccccttctctcctcCTTTTCCTCATACACTTACCTCACGCTTGGCTGGGCCTCGACTTGGACCTCTCACCGTGTATTTTAAGAACCCCGGAGGGTGTTTTTCCTGCGAGGAGCCCAGCTATGCAGGCCCGAAGAAATGGTGTGACTGCAGAGCATCATCATCAACATTCAGGTCATCCCATTAGCTCCAACACACTCCTTATTTTGGCCACACAGTCAGGGATGCCCCAGCATCACCTCTTTGATTCAGCGAGTCATTTGACATGCGTCATGCTTACGTCTTGTCCTCTCAGTTCCAAATTTGCAAAGGAGAGTACAGTAATAAAAAAAGTATTGACAATACTACTAAAATGATAATCAAATTTGATAAAGACAAAATATTACAAGAAATGTAACTCTTAAGTGTTTTAACAATTATTGAATGGATGAACAGAGACTTTTGTTTACCATTATTTATCCAATgttgaaactttttttctttgtaattttaaagattattttccatattttattttttggtgataacattattgtgacattaatgtatttcatttttctaatttaatttaaattcttTATTTCCTAAATTCAGCTATTTATTCGCTGGATAAACCGAATAATCTGTTATTTTGCAATATTGTAAATATAATCTAAAATACTAATCCTACTGCAAGAAagcaatttaaaatatattcatcactttttttcatgaagcatttttaAGCATCCCATAATCTGCCAGTGACTTAATGCTCTAATTATATCATAACCTTATTCTTGATAACCATTCAATTTTGCCTCATGTTCCGTGCCCTTATTTGTACAACATAATTGCGCTTCGTAAATTTGTAGTCCCTATAATCCGAGCCATCTTCTGAGAAGATATCTTTATTTATCGTGGAGCCAAAGTGGTGACAAATAGCCAAGTGATATTTAATAAATGACGGCACTGCATTGTGGTTAAATATACACACGGCCTGATGTAATAAAATCCAATCCTATTAATGGTGGGCATTAGTCATCATGTAACATAATTTATTTTGTACTTATCGTTCTATTCGAGGGCCTGTAGCTCCTCA includes the following:
- the use1 gene encoding vesicle transport protein USE1 isoform X1, whose product is MSSRLEINFVRLLSRCESMASVKRGETEWRLEKYVGALEEMLVAMRKSMSKPTPEVLTEYTRKVDFLRGLLEAEKLSSPTEKALANQFLAPGRTPTIANERMAATKTVHMQTKARCTGEMRDELLGTGLSNKETDLRNRKGVPLDEQQSAAELDAILQHQHNLQEKIAEDMLNLARNLKNNTLAAQSIIKQDNQTLGQSMHQADVNFEKLKTESERLEQHAKKSVNWLLWLMLILVSFTFISMILFIRLFPRLR
- the use1 gene encoding vesicle transport protein USE1 isoform X2, with amino-acid sequence MSSRLEINFVRLLSRCESMASVKRGETEWRLEKYVGALEEMLVAMRKSMSKPTPEVLTEYTRKVDFLRGLLEAEKLSSPTEKALANQFLAPGRTPTIANERMAATKTVHMQTKARCTGEMRDELLGTGLSNKETDLRNRKGVPLDEQQSAAELDAILQHQHNLQEKIAEDMLNLARNLKNNTLAAQSIIKQDNQTLGQSMHQADVNFEKLKTESERLEQHAKKLFPRLR
- the use1 gene encoding vesicle transport protein USE1 isoform X3 is translated as MSSRLEINFVRLLSRCESMASVKRGETEWRLEKYVGALEEMLVAMRKSMSKPTPEVLTEYTRKVDFLRGLLEAEKLSSPTEKALANQFLAPGRTPTIANERMAATKTVHMQTKARCTGEMRDELLGTNKKAKLNVCLRLRGVPLDEQQSAAELDAILQHQHNLQEKIAEDMLNLARNLKNNTLAAQSIIKQDNQTLGQSMHQADVNFEKLKTESERLEQHAKKSVNWLLWLMLILVSFTFISMILFIRLFPRLR